Proteins encoded by one window of Salicibibacter halophilus:
- a CDS encoding cell division protein SepF, with translation MGFKTRFKRFFDFDEEYYEEEEEVPADEEKQSTAKNGKNVVSLQSVQQSAKMVLIEPRTYEEAQDVADHLKNRRSVVINMQRIPNDQAKRIVDFLSGTVYAISGDIQKIGTGTFLCTPENVDVSGAISDFLHQENAEW, from the coding sequence ATGGGCTTTAAAACACGATTTAAACGATTTTTTGATTTCGATGAAGAGTATTATGAGGAAGAAGAGGAAGTTCCGGCAGATGAAGAAAAGCAGTCAACGGCCAAGAATGGGAAGAATGTGGTCAGTTTGCAAAGTGTGCAACAGTCTGCGAAGATGGTTTTAATCGAACCGCGCACGTATGAGGAAGCGCAAGATGTGGCGGATCATTTGAAAAATCGGCGTTCGGTGGTCATTAACATGCAGCGTATCCCGAATGATCAGGCAAAACGAATCGTAGATTTCCTGAGCGGAACGGTTTATGCGATCAGCGGAGACATCCAGAAAATAGGTACGGGCACGTTCCTGTGCACCCCGGAGAATGTGGATGTCAGCGGCGCGATTTCCGATTTTCTTCACCAGGAAAATGCAGAATGGTAG
- the sigE gene encoding RNA polymerase sporulation sigma factor SigE, which yields MKFHFLKRWYKILAFFGIKSDSIYYIGGSEALPPPLSKEEEAELLAKLPDGDEEVRGILIERNLRLVVYIARKFENTGINIEDLISIGTIGLIKGVNTFNPEKKIKLATYASRCIENEILMYLRRNNKTRYEISFDEPLNVDWDGNELLLSDVMGTDEDIITRGIEDKVDKTLLRRALTTLNPREKQIMELRFGLAGQKEKTQKDVADMLGISQSYISRLEKRIIRRLKKEFNKMV from the coding sequence CATCAAGTCGGATAGCATTTATTATATCGGTGGGAGTGAGGCCTTGCCGCCGCCGCTCTCAAAAGAAGAGGAAGCGGAACTGCTTGCCAAGCTGCCGGATGGCGACGAAGAAGTGCGCGGCATTTTGATTGAGCGCAATCTCCGGCTCGTCGTCTACATTGCCCGTAAATTTGAGAACACCGGAATTAATATCGAAGATTTGATCAGCATCGGAACCATCGGTCTCATTAAAGGGGTCAATACATTTAACCCGGAAAAAAAGATCAAATTGGCCACGTACGCCTCGCGCTGTATCGAAAATGAGATTTTGATGTATTTGCGGAGAAACAATAAAACCCGCTATGAAATATCTTTTGATGAACCGCTGAATGTCGATTGGGACGGCAATGAACTGTTGCTCTCGGATGTAATGGGGACAGATGAAGATATCATCACGCGAGGCATCGAGGATAAAGTCGATAAAACCTTGCTGCGGCGGGCATTAACGACACTCAATCCCCGGGAAAAACAAATCATGGAACTTCGATTCGGGCTTGCCGGCCAAAAAGAAAAAACCCAAAAAGATGTGGCCGACATGCTCGGGATCTCACAGTCCTATATTTCGAGGCTTGAAAAACGCATTATTCGGAGGTTGAAAAAAGAATTTAATAAAATGGTGTAA
- the sigG gene encoding RNA polymerase sporulation sigma factor SigG yields MTRNKVEICGVDTSKLPVLKNDEMRALFERLQSGDETARETLVNGNLRLVLSVIQRFNNRGEFVDDLFQVGCIGLMKSIDNFDLSHNVKFSTYAVPMIIGEIRRYLRDNNPIRVSRSLRDTAYKALQVRDRLMSEKNRGTEPTVQEIAKELDTPKEDIVFALDAIQDPVSLFEPIYNDGGDPIYVMDQVSDEKVSDKSWVEHIALQEAMIRLNDREKKILDMRFFQGKTQMEVAEEIGISQAQVSRLEKAAVQQMNKHSQ; encoded by the coding sequence ATGACACGCAACAAAGTAGAGATCTGCGGTGTGGACACATCGAAGCTGCCCGTTTTGAAAAATGATGAAATGCGAGCGTTATTCGAACGCCTGCAATCCGGTGATGAAACAGCAAGGGAAACATTGGTAAATGGAAACTTGCGTCTCGTCCTTAGCGTCATTCAACGTTTCAACAATCGAGGTGAGTTTGTTGATGATTTGTTTCAAGTCGGCTGTATCGGCTTAATGAAAAGCATTGATAATTTTGATCTCAGCCATAACGTGAAGTTTTCTACTTACGCGGTGCCCATGATTATCGGTGAAATTCGCCGTTACTTACGCGATAACAATCCGATCAGGGTTTCCCGTTCTCTCCGCGATACGGCGTATAAAGCGTTGCAAGTTCGCGATCGTCTCATGTCCGAAAAAAATCGGGGAACGGAACCGACCGTACAGGAGATTGCGAAAGAGCTGGACACGCCGAAAGAAGACATCGTTTTTGCGCTGGATGCCATTCAAGATCCGGTCTCCTTGTTTGAGCCCATTTACAACGACGGCGGGGATCCGATTTATGTGATGGACCAAGTAAGCGATGAAAAAGTAAGCGACAAATCGTGGGTCGAACATATTGCCTTGCAGGAAGCGATGATCCGACTCAATGACCGTGAAAAAAAGATCCTCGACATGCGTTTTTTTCAAGGAAAAACACAAATGGAAGTTGCCGAAGAGATCGGGATTTCCCAAGCCCAAGTTTCCCGGCTGGAAAAAGCGGCTGTCCAACAAATGAATAAACATAGCCAATAA
- a CDS encoding YggT family protein: protein MQMIGQLLSMGINLYTVAVFIYVLSSWIPNLRESNFGQMLSKIVEPYLEPFRKIIPPLGGMMDFSPIVALIALRLAHTGVLAIFGAG from the coding sequence ATGCAAATGATTGGCCAACTGTTAAGCATGGGCATTAATTTATACACCGTTGCTGTTTTCATTTACGTATTATCCAGTTGGATTCCTAACTTGCGGGAGTCGAATTTCGGTCAAATGCTAAGCAAGATTGTAGAGCCGTATTTGGAGCCTTTCCGTAAAATTATTCCTCCGCTCGGCGGCATGATGGACTTTTCCCCGATTGTCGCGTTGATTGCTTTGCGGCTTGCGCATACTGGCGTCCTTGCCATATTCGGTGCCGGTTAA
- the pgeF gene encoding peptidoglycan editing factor PgeF, whose product MNREPFALHATKTLFEHRPLQQARAGFTTRLGGISREPYHEANYGLHVGDDPARVKANREQLADTLNLSLSRTVLAEQVHGGAIQKVDETDGGRGVYALDDAVPDVDGLYTTTANLWLMSLYADCVPLYFFNRQESIVGIAHAGWKGTALNIGGEMVRIWEEMEGVPAEAIYVAIGPSIGKAAYEVDDKVISALKHVLPQGKEPWTQNGSCSFCLDLKEANALLLENAGIKRAHMEISNACTYENEALFFSHRRDSGQTGRMMAYIGLLNARSDEG is encoded by the coding sequence ATGAATAGAGAACCTTTTGCCTTACATGCAACGAAAACATTGTTTGAGCACCGGCCCTTGCAACAGGCGCGTGCCGGGTTTACCACACGGCTTGGCGGCATCAGCCGTGAACCGTATCACGAAGCAAACTACGGCCTTCATGTCGGGGATGACCCCGCCCGTGTCAAGGCTAATCGTGAGCAGCTGGCCGACACCCTCAATCTTTCGCTTTCGCGCACGGTGCTTGCCGAGCAAGTGCACGGCGGCGCGATTCAAAAGGTGGATGAAACCGACGGCGGCCGTGGAGTCTACGCCCTTGACGATGCAGTTCCCGATGTGGATGGCTTGTATACGACAACGGCCAATCTGTGGTTGATGAGTTTATACGCCGATTGCGTGCCCCTGTATTTTTTTAATCGCCAAGAAAGCATTGTGGGGATTGCCCATGCCGGTTGGAAAGGAACCGCCCTCAATATCGGGGGCGAGATGGTCAGGATATGGGAGGAAATGGAAGGGGTCCCCGCCGAGGCCATTTATGTGGCGATCGGACCATCCATTGGGAAGGCAGCTTATGAAGTGGACGACAAAGTGATTTCCGCTTTAAAACATGTGCTGCCACAAGGAAAAGAACCTTGGACGCAAAACGGGTCCTGCAGCTTTTGCTTGGATTTAAAAGAAGCAAACGCACTGCTACTTGAAAACGCAGGCATCAAGCGTGCGCATATGGAGATAAGCAACGCATGCACCTATGAAAACGAAGCACTATTTTTTTCACATCGGCGCGACTCCGGACAGACGGGTCGCATGATGGCTTATATAGGGTTGTTGAACGCGAGGAGTGACGAAGGGTAG
- a CDS encoding YggS family pyridoxal phosphate-dependent enzyme has translation MDIKENVESVMAKVSAACERAGRDLQDVSVMAVTKYVSAERVEQAVAAGIKHFGESRNDGLLEKKQTIQTPVHWHFVGRLQSRKVKEVVHECDIIHSLDRTSLAKEINKRYQGETPIACMVQVNVSGEETKAGIAPEGLENFVRSLASYEHIQVKGLMTMAPHAENPEDVRPYFRHLRELRDYIQRLKLHHAPCHHLSMGMSNDFEQAVEEGATIIRLGTSLVGNETEREG, from the coding sequence ATGGACATTAAGGAAAATGTTGAATCGGTCATGGCGAAGGTGTCTGCGGCTTGCGAACGGGCAGGCCGGGACTTACAAGACGTCAGCGTCATGGCTGTTACAAAGTATGTATCGGCCGAACGTGTGGAACAAGCGGTGGCCGCTGGAATAAAACACTTCGGTGAAAGCCGGAACGATGGTCTGCTGGAAAAAAAACAAACCATACAAACCCCTGTGCATTGGCATTTTGTCGGGCGTCTGCAAAGTCGGAAAGTAAAAGAAGTCGTCCATGAGTGTGACATCATTCACTCCCTCGACCGCACGTCTTTAGCAAAAGAAATCAATAAACGTTATCAAGGAGAAACACCGATCGCTTGTATGGTTCAGGTGAATGTTTCCGGTGAGGAAACAAAGGCGGGAATTGCGCCCGAGGGATTGGAAAATTTTGTTCGGTCCCTCGCATCTTATGAACATATCCAAGTGAAGGGATTAATGACGATGGCGCCGCACGCGGAAAACCCGGAAGACGTTCGGCCATATTTCCGGCATTTGCGAGAGCTTCGCGACTATATTCAACGATTGAAATTGCACCATGCCCCCTGTCATCATTTGTCCATGGGGATGTCCAATGATTTTGAACAGGCCGTGGAAGAAGGGGCTACGATTATTCGTTTAGGGACAAGCCTCGTCGGCAATGAGACGGAAAGGGAGGGGTGA
- a CDS encoding YlmC/YmxH family sporulation protein, protein MLKITDLQSKEVVNVQTGKRLGSLGDVDINLSTGNIESLIITGSGRLLGMFGRDDEMSIPWSQIAKIGTDVILVYVHGTETSSFQ, encoded by the coding sequence ATGTTGAAAATCACCGATCTGCAATCGAAAGAAGTGGTGAATGTCCAAACCGGAAAAAGATTGGGTTCGCTGGGGGACGTGGACATTAATTTGTCGACAGGGAACATAGAATCTTTGATCATTACCGGTTCGGGACGGTTGTTGGGGATGTTCGGACGCGATGATGAGATGAGTATTCCTTGGAGTCAAATCGCAAAAATCGGAACCGATGTCATCCTCGTTTACGTACATGGGACAGAAACGTCCAGTTTTCAATAA